One window of Ciconia boyciana chromosome 10, ASM3463844v1, whole genome shotgun sequence genomic DNA carries:
- the RPL37A gene encoding large ribosomal subunit protein eL43, with protein sequence MAKRTKKVGIVGKYGTRYGASLRKMVKKIEISQHAKYTCSFCGKTKMKRKAVGIWHCGSCMKTVAGGAWTYNTTSAVTVKSAIRRLKELKDQ encoded by the exons GCTAAGCGCACCAAGAAGGTTGGGATTGTAGGTAAATATGGTACCCGTTACGGTGCGTCCCTTAGGAAAATGGTGAAGAAGATTGAAATTAGCCAGCATGCCAAGTATACCTGCTCCTTCTGTGGCAAG ACCAAAATGAAGAGGAAGGCTGTGGGTATCTGGCACTGTGGATCCTGCATGAAGACAGTTGCTGGTGGTGCCTGGACTTACAA TACCACCTCTGCAGTGACAGTCAAATCTGCGATCAGAAGACTGAAGGAATTGAAGGACCAGTAG